In bacterium, the sequence CCCCTGGCGTCGGGGTCGCCGGCCAGGAGTTCCGCGCACGTGTAGACCTCGCTCGCGGCCACGCCCGCGTCCAGGGCGCGGCGGATCACGCGCGGCTCGTCCAGCAGGATGAGGCCCTCGCGCTCGCGGTGCCGTCGGTCGCGCAGCTTGACCAGCCGCTTGACCCGCGGGTTCTGCAGGCTGGTGATGCGTTCAACGGGCTTCATGACGCAGGTCCTCCAGCGCGCTGCGCAGGTCGTCCGGCAGGGGCGCGATGCCGCGCTTCGCGTAGTCGAAGCCCGCCAGGCCGGTCTCGGCCACCGCGACGTCGGCGCCGTCGGCCGGGCGGGTGACCAGGTAGGAGAGGCGGAAGCCGGCGCGTCCGGTCTCGGACACGCCCACCGCGATGCGCAGGACGTCGCCCGCGAAAGCCTCGCCCCTGAAGACCAGCGCGGCGTCGCCCATGATCAGCGGCACGCCGCCGCAGTCCAGTTCCGACCAGCCGTGCGCGGCCAGGAAACCCACGCGCGCCTCGTGCAGCAGGGCCAGCAGGCGGTCGTTGCCCAGGTGTCCGCCGTAGTTCAGATCCGTCGTGCGCACGGTGATCTCGGTCGTGTAGCCGTAGGACGCCAGGGGTGTCAGCGAAAGCCTGGGCATGCTCACCTCGATGATCGGGCTGGCCGCGGTCCGGACACCCGGGTAAACTAGCACAGCGGCGA encodes:
- a CDS encoding RNA methyltransferase; the encoded protein is MKPVERITSLQNPRVKRLVKLRDRRHREREGLILLDEPRVIRRALDAGVAASEVYTCAELLAGDPDARGLAEALAAAGADVTELAPHVMAKAAYRDDPAGLLAL
- a CDS encoding thioesterase family protein encodes the protein MPRLSLTPLASYGYTTEITVRTTDLNYGGHLGNDRLLALLHEARVGFLAAHGWSELDCGGVPLIMGDAALVFRGEAFAGDVLRIAVGVSETGRAGFRLSYLVTRPADGADVAVAETGLAGFDYAKRGIAPLPDDLRSALEDLRHEAR